The proteins below are encoded in one region of Casimicrobium huifangae:
- a CDS encoding Lrp/AsnC family transcriptional regulator yields MDDIDLRLLSELQQDASQSNQALAAKVFASPATTLRRVRALTEAGVIERTVAVLSPERLGSTVTAIVEITLDVQNADAFAEFARLIEPEPAVMLAWQTAPTVDFTLVLTVRDMPEYQALVQRLFTAANNVRNVRARFATQRVKFSTALPLPVTVRSA; encoded by the coding sequence ATGGATGACATTGATCTCCGTCTTCTCTCCGAACTGCAGCAGGACGCTTCGCAATCCAATCAGGCACTGGCGGCGAAAGTGTTCGCCTCGCCAGCCACCACGCTGCGCCGCGTGCGCGCGCTGACCGAGGCGGGCGTGATCGAGCGCACGGTCGCGGTGCTGTCGCCGGAGCGGCTAGGCTCCACGGTCACGGCGATCGTCGAAATCACACTGGATGTGCAAAACGCTGACGCTTTCGCCGAATTCGCCCGGCTGATCGAGCCGGAGCCGGCCGTGATGCTGGCCTGGCAGACCGCGCCCACGGTGGACTTCACGCTGGTGCTGACGGTGCGCGACATGCCGGAATATCAGGCGCTGGTGCAGCGGCTGTTCACGGCAGCGAACAACGTGCGCAACGTCCGCGCCCGGTTTGCCACGCAGCGGGTGAAGTTTTCCACGGCGTTGCCGCTGCCGGTGACCGTTCGCAGTGCTTAG
- a CDS encoding alpha/beta hydrolase family protein, translated as MFTLFYVSRRRAPALSALLASVALAATSSVVHAAVGLTRLAAVGDDAPVTLFYPTDAAEQKVQRGPFELSLAVDAPPATARSNGRLVVVSHGSGGNAWVHADLARALVNEGFVVAFPLHRGDNSADPGKPGPDSWKQRPAEVSRAIDAVAKDPRFAPGIDFNRVGMYGMSAGGHTALSMAGGAWSPGNFRRHCEAHIDEDFATCVGLIVRQSSGWVGALKHWIALAVIRSRFDDDTLHTHHDPRVAAVVAGVPAASDFELSSLASPRIPLAFVAAGRDAWLVPKFHSERVLATCVTCIRLVDMPEAGHGALLSPFPPGISGLLADLLNDPPGFDRSQLPAVDARVVGFFRQHLIGAPASAAVAP; from the coding sequence ATGTTCACCTTGTTTTACGTGTCGCGGCGCCGTGCCCCAGCGCTCTCCGCCTTGCTGGCCAGTGTTGCGCTGGCTGCGACCAGTAGCGTTGTCCACGCCGCCGTCGGCTTGACCAGGCTCGCTGCAGTCGGCGACGACGCGCCCGTCACGCTGTTCTACCCCACCGACGCCGCTGAGCAGAAGGTGCAGCGCGGGCCGTTCGAGCTAAGCCTTGCGGTAGACGCGCCGCCCGCCACTGCCCGCAGCAACGGGCGCCTGGTGGTAGTCTCGCACGGCTCCGGCGGCAATGCCTGGGTGCATGCCGATCTCGCCCGCGCGCTGGTCAACGAGGGCTTCGTCGTCGCCTTTCCGCTGCATCGTGGCGACAACAGCGCCGACCCCGGCAAGCCCGGCCCTGATAGCTGGAAGCAGCGACCCGCCGAAGTCTCGCGCGCCATCGACGCGGTGGCGAAGGACCCGCGCTTTGCCCCCGGTATCGACTTCAACCGCGTTGGCATGTACGGCATGTCCGCCGGAGGCCATACGGCCCTCTCGATGGCTGGCGGCGCGTGGTCGCCGGGCAATTTCCGGCGGCACTGCGAGGCGCATATCGACGAAGATTTCGCCACCTGCGTCGGCCTCATCGTCCGCCAGAGCAGCGGCTGGGTCGGCGCACTGAAGCACTGGATCGCGCTCGCCGTGATCCGCAGCCGCTTTGACGACGACACGCTGCACACGCACCACGACCCGCGCGTGGCTGCGGTGGTCGCGGGCGTACCGGCGGCGTCCGACTTCGAGCTGTCGTCACTCGCCAGTCCTCGCATACCGCTGGCATTCGTCGCTGCCGGTCGCGACGCTTGGCTGGTGCCAAAGTTTCATAGTGAGCGAGTGCTCGCCACCTGCGTAACCTGCATCCGACTGGTTGACATGCCGGAGGCCGGGCACGGCGCCCTGCTCTCGCCGTTTCCGCCTGGCATCAGCGGATTGCTGGCCGACCTGCTCAACGACCCGCCGGGATTTGACCGTTCGCAACTGCCGGCGGTGGATGCCAGGGTCGTCGGATTCTTTCGCCAGCACCTGATCGGCGCACCGGCGAGCGCGGCAGTTGCGCCGTAG